In one Vibrio sp. YMD68 genomic region, the following are encoded:
- a CDS encoding XRE family transcriptional regulator, which produces MSEDIYDEYPSLTLAKESVDQNIEPLKLGERIKDIRGKLGITLEEASQRTGLARSTLSKIENEQISPTFQAMQKLASGLQIDMPQLFEPPRKKVATGRRDISRSGEGKPHPTPTYEHELLATQLSNKKMMPFKSRVHARNFEEYGDWVRHDGEEFLLILSGDVLFYSEFYEPVSMSEGDSVYYDANMGHMLISTSEEDAHILWVTAK; this is translated from the coding sequence ATGTCTGAAGACATCTATGATGAGTACCCGTCTTTAACTTTGGCGAAAGAATCAGTGGATCAAAATATTGAGCCTTTAAAGCTTGGCGAACGGATTAAAGACATTCGTGGCAAGCTTGGGATTACTTTAGAAGAAGCAAGCCAAAGAACGGGTCTTGCTCGCTCAACATTAAGTAAAATTGAAAATGAGCAAATATCGCCAACGTTTCAAGCCATGCAGAAATTGGCCAGTGGATTGCAGATAGATATGCCGCAACTCTTTGAGCCGCCTAGAAAAAAAGTGGCGACAGGTCGGCGCGATATCTCGCGTTCAGGGGAAGGAAAACCACACCCAACGCCGACTTACGAGCATGAACTCCTTGCGACGCAATTATCTAATAAAAAAATGATGCCGTTTAAAAGTCGCGTTCACGCGCGTAATTTTGAAGAGTATGGCGATTGGGTCAGGCACGATGGCGAAGAGTTTCTACTGATTCTTTCTGGCGACGTTTTATTCTATTCAGAGTTCTATGAACCGGTGTCGATGAGCGAAGGCGACAGTGTGTATTATGATGCGAATATGGGCCACATGTTGATCTCGACCAGCGAAGAAGACGCACATATTTTATGGGTTACCGCGAAGTAA
- the gcvT gene encoding glycine cleavage system aminomethyltransferase GcvT, which translates to MSQESLNQELLKTPLHALHVEVGAKMVPFAGYDMPVQYPLGVKKEHLHTRDAAGLFDVSHMGQLRLHGEGAAAFLESLVPVDIIDLPKGNQRYAFFTNEQGGIMDDLMVANLGDHLFVVVNAACKEQDITHLQAHLPDGVELEIIDDRALLALQGPKAVTVLSQIQPAVADMVFMDVRTLILDGVECIISRSGYTGEDGYEISVPSEHAEALARKLTEFEEVEWIGLGARDSLRLECGLCLYGHDLDETTTPVEASLLWGIQKVRRTDGERAGGFPGADIILSQIQTKEVTRKRVGLIGQTKAPVREGTELFDAEGNKIGIVTSGTAGPNAGKPVSMAYVKADLMAVGTELFAEVRGKKLPMTVEKMPFVPQRYFRG; encoded by the coding sequence ATGTCTCAAGAATCATTGAATCAAGAACTGTTGAAGACCCCATTACACGCTTTACACGTTGAAGTAGGTGCAAAAATGGTCCCGTTCGCTGGGTACGACATGCCAGTGCAGTATCCACTTGGTGTTAAAAAAGAGCATCTTCACACTCGTGATGCAGCAGGCCTTTTTGATGTGTCACACATGGGGCAGTTGCGTCTACATGGTGAAGGTGCGGCAGCATTCTTAGAGTCATTGGTACCGGTTGACATCATTGATCTGCCAAAAGGTAACCAGCGCTACGCATTCTTCACCAATGAGCAAGGTGGCATTATGGATGACCTTATGGTGGCCAACCTAGGCGATCATCTCTTTGTTGTCGTGAATGCCGCGTGTAAAGAACAAGACATTACTCATCTTCAAGCGCATTTGCCTGACGGTGTGGAACTGGAAATTATCGACGACCGTGCGTTGTTGGCTTTACAAGGCCCGAAAGCGGTTACGGTACTCTCACAGATTCAGCCTGCGGTTGCCGATATGGTCTTTATGGATGTGAGAACTCTCATTCTTGATGGCGTTGAATGCATAATCAGCCGCAGTGGTTACACTGGCGAAGATGGGTATGAAATTTCGGTGCCTTCTGAGCACGCAGAAGCGTTAGCCCGTAAGTTAACCGAGTTTGAAGAAGTCGAATGGATCGGTTTAGGCGCTCGCGATTCATTGCGCTTAGAGTGTGGTCTTTGTTTATACGGTCATGATCTTGATGAAACAACAACGCCCGTGGAAGCCAGTCTGCTGTGGGGCATTCAAAAAGTTCGTCGTACCGACGGAGAACGTGCCGGTGGTTTCCCTGGAGCTGACATTATCTTAAGTCAGATCCAAACGAAAGAGGTGACACGCAAGCGTGTGGGTTTGATTGGTCAAACAAAAGCCCCGGTGCGCGAAGGCACGGAGCTTTTCGATGCAGAGGGTAATAAAATTGGCATTGTGACAAGCGGTACTGCTGGTCCTAATGCGGGCAAGCCGGTATCAATGGCCTATGTGAAAGCTGACCTTATGGCCGTGGGCACTGAGTTGTTTGCCGAAGTACGAGGCAAGAAGCTGCCAATGACCGTCGAGAAAATGCCGTTTGTTCCCCAACGCTATTTCCGCGGATAG
- a CDS encoding trypsin-like serine protease, translated as MDKNTIRIGSLVLSFAFLNGHALASGLSTYIVNGNNADISNYPSFASLFYDNGSSYGNYCGATVINSQYVLTAAHCFYGDRDGMLNFYVAHGLEDESDYLLGSVEKARVEKYYFPDNYSDSERDLWANDIAVLKLETALNVSDYSSLLNTSTNGSYSGSAVAIGHGQISTNVSGGNRLLETTLTQVNSSTCSGGLSDSQICFTGALNSGLKNSTCKGDSGGPLYWDNGGGYVQIGITSFGPDTCGDPNVNYTAAFTEVYDYRNWINAVINGLEEPKYYVQTTNSVRSLIQNYDPSALNTTAGASSGSSGGSLGWFTLLVMPFLMSGRRKVLRHAVSSNIT; from the coding sequence GTGGACAAAAATACGATTCGAATAGGCAGCTTAGTGTTGAGCTTTGCTTTTCTAAATGGGCACGCACTCGCCTCGGGCCTCAGTACGTATATTGTGAATGGCAATAACGCCGATATATCCAATTATCCGAGTTTTGCCAGCCTCTTTTATGACAATGGATCGTCTTATGGCAACTATTGCGGGGCAACGGTCATCAACTCTCAATATGTCTTGACTGCCGCACACTGCTTTTATGGCGACCGAGATGGCATGCTGAATTTTTACGTTGCCCATGGCCTTGAAGATGAGTCAGACTATCTATTGGGTTCGGTCGAAAAAGCGCGTGTCGAGAAATATTACTTCCCAGATAATTATTCGGATTCTGAGCGAGATTTGTGGGCCAACGACATCGCCGTTTTAAAGTTAGAAACGGCGTTGAATGTGAGTGACTATTCATCACTATTAAACACGAGCACCAATGGTTCGTATTCAGGTAGCGCGGTTGCAATAGGGCATGGGCAGATTTCTACCAATGTTTCTGGGGGAAATCGGCTTCTTGAAACCACCTTAACTCAAGTCAATAGTTCAACGTGCAGTGGTGGTTTGTCCGATAGCCAAATCTGCTTTACCGGAGCATTGAACAGCGGTCTTAAAAACTCGACCTGTAAAGGGGATTCCGGCGGCCCCCTATATTGGGACAATGGTGGTGGTTATGTGCAAATTGGTATCACAAGTTTTGGCCCCGATACCTGTGGTGATCCAAACGTAAACTATACCGCTGCTTTCACTGAAGTGTATGATTATAGAAACTGGATTAATGCGGTTATCAACGGGCTGGAAGAGCCTAAGTACTACGTTCAGACGACTAACAGTGTGCGAAGTTTAATTCAAAATTATGACCCAAGTGCACTTAATACAACCGCAGGTGCATCGAGTGGCTCTAGTGGTGGTTCATTGGGTTGGTTCACTTTGCTCGTCATGCCTTTTTTGATGAGCGGTAGGCGTAAAGTTCTGCGTCACGCAGTGAGCTCAAATATCACTTAA
- a CDS encoding response regulator transcription factor translates to MKILIIEDDLTTREFIAKGLKEHGYSVDEAEDGRQGLMMALSSEYQLVVLDRMLPYLDGMKVLSAIKATQKELPVLILSAMDSVEDRVVGLQAGSDDYLIKPFALAELIARVDIIIHRTQRQIPVENSLSYDCLKVDLKAHRVTCNGQELTLQPKEFQLLQYFVEHSEQVVSRMRLFESIWSYHFDPKTNVIDVHMANLRRKLEGAECHDLLHTVRGAGYVLRR, encoded by the coding sequence GTGAAGATACTCATTATTGAAGATGATCTAACCACCAGAGAATTCATTGCTAAAGGGCTAAAAGAACATGGGTATTCAGTTGATGAAGCCGAAGATGGCCGTCAAGGATTGATGATGGCCCTAAGCAGTGAGTACCAATTAGTGGTACTTGATAGAATGTTGCCGTACTTAGATGGGATGAAAGTGCTGTCTGCGATTAAAGCAACACAAAAAGAGTTGCCAGTATTAATCCTAAGTGCAATGGACAGTGTTGAAGATCGCGTTGTTGGGCTTCAGGCTGGCAGTGATGATTATTTGATCAAGCCGTTTGCGCTAGCGGAGTTGATTGCCAGAGTCGATATTATTATTCACCGCACTCAAAGACAAATCCCGGTAGAAAACAGTCTTAGCTACGATTGTCTTAAGGTTGACCTTAAGGCCCACAGAGTGACCTGTAATGGTCAGGAGCTGACCTTGCAGCCGAAAGAGTTTCAACTATTGCAATATTTTGTTGAGCATAGTGAACAAGTTGTCTCCAGAATGCGCTTGTTTGAGAGTATCTGGAGTTATCACTTTGATCCTAAGACAAATGTGATAGACGTTCATATGGCGAACCTCAGGCGTAAACTTGAAGGGGCAGAATGTCACGATCTTTTGCATACGGTAAGAGGGGCGGGTTATGTCCTTCGCCGATGA
- a CDS encoding HAMP domain-containing sensor histidine kinase encodes MSFADDYTLTRSSIFKTLVGLFLFIAVVNMVVLRQVYIDSDEFHRLQLTKQLNDEIMEFRFVAAQGKGEVERLLQTKQTTNTPFYFHLQEQADRVYSGNFYPIVTLPKNHKTFIPIGESHQIEIGVDPETVEAFRQSLIPIVLSGIILPIAVMLVAALFFTLVIQKRIEVINKAMNRVLCGERGVKIAVSEQDDEFDVIAIHLNFMIEQMALNEASLKSLTVGMAHDMRTPMARLKLRLEDMLSQADISDDHQNQLAICHDELELILSSFNSMLEIAKLNSGQLSIQTELVDLGKIAQDALEFISPVADQKQLTLCFREDQHCSIMGDRSLLFRAVFNLIENSVKYTPIHGEVSVVIDQFGVVVVDSGIGISDADKLNVCRPMYRADKSRSEQGNGLGLSLVDAVVKRHHAKLIFRDNNPGLRARIYVDH; translated from the coding sequence ATGTCCTTCGCCGATGATTATACGTTAACGCGATCATCGATATTCAAAACGTTAGTTGGGTTATTCCTTTTTATTGCCGTCGTCAATATGGTTGTGCTCCGACAGGTGTACATAGACTCAGACGAATTTCATCGTCTGCAGCTGACCAAACAGCTCAACGATGAAATTATGGAATTTCGATTTGTCGCGGCGCAGGGGAAAGGGGAAGTAGAACGGCTCTTACAGACCAAACAGACGACGAACACGCCATTTTATTTTCATTTGCAAGAGCAAGCCGACCGAGTGTACAGCGGTAATTTTTATCCCATCGTTACTCTACCTAAAAACCACAAGACGTTTATTCCAATTGGTGAAAGCCACCAAATAGAGATTGGCGTTGACCCAGAAACGGTAGAGGCGTTTCGGCAGTCACTCATCCCCATCGTGCTTTCCGGAATCATTCTTCCCATTGCGGTGATGCTCGTTGCTGCTCTTTTTTTCACTCTGGTTATTCAAAAGCGTATCGAGGTGATCAACAAGGCGATGAATAGAGTGCTATGCGGTGAGCGAGGTGTGAAGATAGCGGTATCAGAACAAGATGATGAGTTTGATGTTATCGCTATCCATCTCAATTTTATGATTGAGCAAATGGCGCTCAATGAAGCTTCGCTTAAATCGTTGACCGTTGGTATGGCACACGACATGCGAACGCCAATGGCTCGCTTGAAATTAAGATTAGAAGATATGTTGTCTCAAGCGGATATCAGCGATGATCACCAAAACCAATTGGCGATCTGTCACGACGAACTTGAACTGATCCTTTCCTCATTCAACAGTATGTTAGAAATAGCCAAGCTGAATAGTGGTCAACTCTCCATACAAACAGAGCTTGTCGACCTAGGAAAGATTGCACAAGACGCGTTGGAATTCATTTCTCCAGTCGCGGATCAAAAGCAGCTGACTTTGTGTTTTCGCGAGGACCAACATTGCTCAATCATGGGGGATCGTTCTTTACTGTTTCGTGCTGTGTTCAATCTCATTGAGAACTCGGTGAAGTATACGCCAATCCATGGTGAGGTATCGGTGGTGATTGATCAATTTGGTGTTGTCGTCGTCGATTCTGGGATTGGGATTTCAGACGCCGATAAACTGAACGTTTGCCGACCAATGTACCGTGCGGATAAGAGCAGGAGTGAGCAAGGTAACGGGTTGGGTTTGTCATTGGTTGATGCGGTCGTGAAAAGGCATCACGCAAAATTGATATTTCGGGATAACAACCCAGGGTTACGGGCGAGAATCTATGTTGATCATTAG
- the nagE gene encoding N-acetylglucosamine-specific PTS transporter subunit IIBC, with amino-acid sequence MNILGYLQKIGKALMVPIAVLPAGGLMLGLGYAIDPAGWGANSALATILVYGGKGIMDNQAWLFAVGVAYGLAKDNNGAAALSGLLGLLIIEMIVGNINVISQITGVPVDQMSKAQVIASGAAVSAFTGIMMGIIAATLYNRFHTIQLPAVLGFFGGRRFVPIVTSLAAITLSLVMVYIWPVVYGSLVNFGIAISELGATGAGLYGFFNRLLIPVGLHHALNQVFIFDLVGINDISKFWSGTGELGITGIYQGGFFPVMGYGLPAACLAMYHCAKPENKNKVGGILGASAFTAILTGVTEPIEFAFMFVAPVLFVIHALLTALSLYVAASMQWIAGFTFSGGLIDFVLSFNLPLAVKPYMLILQGLCFATLYYCVFRFAILKFDLKTPGREDAEVASVESVSSDIKAAKYLEALGGHANISSIDSCITRLRLTLNDVSIADEKTLKAIGALGVVKIGGNNLQVIVGTEAEQIAHAMKLIPASDPAPQSPIKA; translated from the coding sequence GTGAACATACTAGGATATTTACAGAAGATCGGTAAAGCACTCATGGTGCCTATTGCCGTACTGCCCGCCGGGGGCTTGATGCTCGGTTTAGGTTATGCCATTGACCCTGCGGGTTGGGGAGCCAACAGCGCATTAGCCACCATATTGGTTTATGGCGGTAAAGGCATTATGGACAATCAAGCTTGGTTATTTGCAGTGGGAGTTGCATACGGCTTGGCCAAAGACAACAATGGTGCTGCGGCGCTATCTGGGCTGCTAGGGCTACTCATCATCGAAATGATCGTCGGCAACATCAACGTTATTTCCCAGATCACAGGCGTACCCGTAGACCAAATGAGCAAAGCCCAGGTTATCGCCTCTGGCGCTGCCGTCAGTGCATTCACCGGGATTATGATGGGTATCATTGCCGCCACACTTTACAATCGCTTTCACACCATTCAGCTACCCGCGGTATTGGGCTTTTTTGGTGGGCGACGCTTTGTCCCCATTGTGACCTCACTTGCCGCCATTACACTTAGCCTGGTTATGGTTTACATTTGGCCTGTTGTTTATGGATCGTTAGTCAACTTCGGTATCGCTATTTCCGAACTTGGCGCGACAGGCGCTGGCTTATATGGCTTCTTCAACCGATTATTGATCCCTGTTGGGCTTCATCACGCACTTAACCAAGTGTTTATTTTTGACCTTGTGGGCATTAACGATATCTCGAAGTTCTGGTCAGGCACCGGAGAACTGGGAATTACCGGTATCTACCAAGGTGGCTTCTTCCCAGTTATGGGGTATGGGTTACCTGCTGCCTGTTTGGCCATGTATCACTGTGCAAAACCTGAAAACAAAAATAAAGTCGGCGGTATTCTTGGTGCTTCTGCCTTTACGGCAATCCTAACAGGCGTCACTGAACCCATTGAATTCGCATTTATGTTTGTCGCGCCTGTTCTTTTCGTTATCCACGCACTGTTAACTGCATTATCACTCTATGTTGCAGCGAGCATGCAATGGATAGCCGGGTTTACCTTCAGTGGTGGGCTTATCGACTTTGTACTCTCATTTAACCTTCCACTTGCCGTAAAACCGTATATGTTGATTCTGCAAGGATTGTGCTTCGCAACCCTTTACTACTGCGTATTCAGGTTTGCCATTTTAAAGTTTGATCTTAAAACTCCTGGCCGAGAGGATGCGGAAGTGGCGAGTGTAGAGTCAGTTTCTTCTGATATCAAAGCTGCCAAGTATCTAGAAGCCCTGGGAGGACACGCTAACATCAGTAGCATTGATTCGTGTATCACGCGTCTAAGATTAACGTTAAATGATGTTTCAATCGCAGACGAAAAAACACTCAAAGCGATTGGTGCCCTTGGGGTCGTTAAAATCGGTGGCAATAACCTGCAAGTGATCGTGGGGACCGAAGCAGAGCAGATCGCTCATGCCATGAAGTTAATACCTGCCAGTGATCCTGCACCACAATCACCCATAAAAGCATAA
- the yddG gene encoding aromatic amino acid DMT transporter YddG: protein MNHKYTLSGVAAILLWSGLIGLARTVTEHFGPIGGAALIYTIASAFLILTMGLPKIGQFSRRYLFVGSVLFVSYEICLALALGMANDRHQALEMAVINYLWPALTVLLAVVVSKKPTHRLVYPGIFMALFGVVWAVIGDGELTVAQLVSNVATNPATYSMAFVGAFIWAIYCNVTKRLANGQNAIVLFFILTAVTLWVKYFVSDEQGMTFGVAPTLYLLLTGVVMGGGYALWNVAIIKGNMVLLASLSYFTPVLATLISSYILSVSLTSAFWQGVAMVTGGSLICWWFTRDQ, encoded by the coding sequence ATGAATCATAAATATACATTGTCTGGTGTTGCCGCAATATTGCTGTGGAGTGGTTTGATTGGATTGGCCCGAACCGTCACGGAGCATTTTGGTCCTATTGGTGGCGCTGCGCTTATCTATACGATCGCATCAGCATTTTTAATACTCACAATGGGCCTTCCCAAAATTGGGCAGTTTTCCCGGCGTTACCTATTTGTCGGCTCGGTTCTGTTTGTCAGTTATGAAATCTGTTTAGCGTTAGCGTTAGGCATGGCCAACGATCGTCACCAAGCACTTGAAATGGCAGTAATCAATTATCTTTGGCCTGCTTTGACCGTATTACTTGCGGTGGTTGTCAGCAAAAAACCAACTCATCGTTTGGTTTATCCTGGGATTTTTATGGCGCTGTTTGGTGTTGTTTGGGCGGTGATTGGTGATGGGGAGTTAACGGTCGCTCAGCTGGTTTCGAATGTCGCAACCAATCCAGCAACGTACAGTATGGCGTTTGTTGGTGCGTTTATTTGGGCGATTTATTGTAATGTGACAAAACGGTTAGCCAACGGGCAAAATGCCATTGTTCTTTTCTTCATTTTGACCGCAGTGACGTTATGGGTTAAATATTTTGTGAGCGATGAGCAAGGCATGACTTTTGGTGTTGCACCTACATTATATCTGCTTCTTACGGGTGTGGTGATGGGGGGCGGTTATGCATTGTGGAACGTTGCGATCATCAAAGGCAACATGGTGTTACTCGCTTCACTGTCTTACTTTACCCCCGTTCTGGCAACATTAATTTCATCTTATATATTAAGTGTCAGTTTAACTTCAGCCTTTTGGCAAGGCGTTGCGATGGTGACGGGCGGCTCTTTGATCTGTTGGTGGTTTACGCGAGATCAATAA
- a CDS encoding cation diffusion facilitator family transporter — MCAQTNQNEKRVLSFSALLALGFATGGLTLGWFVGSLVIMFDGVYSLVSLLLTLLSLGASRYIQTPSEGTFPLGKAIIEPLVISIKAITILVIVGYSLYSAGVSMFNGGREVDVSIATAFGVVNVIGCGYAWWYIANKSKRFSSGLIEAESKQWQMDTLLSVAVTLGFVAAWLITLTQLSHYAVYADPMMMLLMSFYFIKVPVDMLKGAMKELLTMAPNKELCATVDNDVIAVDNEMKQDLGIELTAVTKVGNELRVSVDIHSNSAQIKTSELEKTRKALTKRLSKLPLDLQLTMNLAS, encoded by the coding sequence ATGTGCGCCCAAACAAACCAGAACGAAAAACGAGTTCTTAGCTTCTCAGCCCTTTTAGCACTTGGATTTGCTACTGGGGGGCTAACACTTGGTTGGTTTGTCGGCTCTTTAGTCATCATGTTTGATGGTGTTTATTCCCTCGTTAGTTTGCTGTTAACTTTATTGTCACTAGGCGCTTCTCGCTATATTCAGACCCCTTCTGAAGGCACTTTTCCTCTTGGTAAAGCGATCATTGAGCCTCTTGTTATATCCATTAAAGCCATCACTATTCTTGTCATCGTCGGCTATTCACTCTACTCAGCAGGAGTGTCCATGTTCAATGGAGGGCGAGAAGTGGATGTGTCTATTGCCACCGCGTTTGGTGTCGTTAACGTGATTGGTTGTGGCTATGCGTGGTGGTATATCGCCAACAAAAGCAAACGCTTTTCTTCTGGGCTAATAGAAGCAGAGTCGAAACAGTGGCAAATGGATACCTTGTTGAGTGTCGCGGTGACATTAGGCTTTGTTGCTGCATGGTTGATAACACTGACTCAGTTGTCTCATTACGCGGTATACGCCGACCCTATGATGATGCTACTGATGTCGTTTTATTTCATTAAAGTGCCCGTTGATATGTTGAAAGGGGCGATGAAAGAGCTTCTTACCATGGCACCGAATAAAGAACTTTGTGCAACCGTGGATAACGACGTCATCGCTGTCGATAATGAAATGAAGCAAGACTTAGGTATTGAGCTGACGGCAGTAACCAAAGTGGGCAATGAACTTCGTGTGAGCGTTGATATTCATTCAAACAGCGCACAAATCAAAACGAGTGAACTGGAAAAAACTCGAAAAGCGTTAACCAAACGTTTGTCTAAATTACCCTTGGATCTTCAACTTACCATGAATCTCGCCAGTTAA
- a CDS encoding LysR family transcriptional regulator: MNLSQIEAFCRVADVGSVSEAARQLECNRTKLSMSIKALEKELATELFIRSGNHVTLSEAGKAIYKDCENLIVTASRIKQTCVQASGEFNAEVWIARDDSLPDDLWQDLAHSMNKQFPATSINIVLASSGDLSNLVETRQVDFAFGVDYERADDPRITYQPLGKIRMMSVCKRDHALSKLSRVSDDVLRDSMQAVMVYLNEKDNPELQPFSLRHIGFSSFDFMLATILTENAWGVLPEPLIRHHLRQQELAVIKHTYGLTQEDYCMFTAAGMTEHPGMVWLADKLSDYLFDF; the protein is encoded by the coding sequence ATGAACTTATCTCAAATTGAAGCTTTTTGTCGTGTCGCCGATGTTGGTTCTGTTTCAGAAGCGGCGAGACAACTTGAATGCAACCGCACAAAACTCAGTATGTCGATTAAAGCGCTCGAAAAAGAGCTGGCAACTGAGCTCTTTATTCGCAGCGGTAACCACGTCACCCTTTCTGAAGCTGGAAAAGCGATTTACAAAGATTGTGAAAATTTAATTGTGACGGCTTCACGAATTAAGCAAACCTGCGTTCAAGCCTCTGGTGAATTCAATGCGGAAGTGTGGATAGCACGTGACGATTCTTTGCCCGATGATCTATGGCAAGATCTTGCGCACTCCATGAATAAGCAGTTCCCCGCCACGTCGATTAATATTGTCTTGGCCTCAAGTGGTGATTTATCCAACCTGGTCGAAACTCGACAAGTGGATTTCGCATTTGGTGTCGATTATGAACGAGCAGATGACCCTCGCATTACCTACCAACCTCTTGGCAAGATACGAATGATGTCGGTATGTAAGCGAGATCACGCTCTAAGTAAGCTAAGCCGGGTTTCAGATGATGTACTAAGAGATTCAATGCAAGCTGTCATGGTTTATTTGAACGAAAAAGACAACCCTGAACTTCAACCGTTTTCTCTCCGACACATTGGCTTCTCTAGTTTTGATTTCATGCTCGCGACGATTTTAACAGAGAACGCGTGGGGAGTGCTTCCTGAGCCTCTGATTCGCCACCACTTACGCCAACAAGAATTGGCGGTGATTAAGCACACTTATGGTCTAACACAAGAAGATTATTGTATGTTCACCGCCGCAGGGATGACTGAGCACCCCGGTATGGTGTGGCTCGCAGACAAGCTCAGTGACTACTTATTTGATTTTTAA
- a CDS encoding methyltransferase domain-containing protein — MANEWDKYAKTWENEQATSEFASHVFEQLTQLTNLKGKHVLDFGCGTGLLSHKMSSIAKDIVALDSSEAMIEQLDMKELVNVEPVVDELTRGLVAQHPAFRNQFDVVVASSVCGFLPSFSETADVIYSILDSEGIFVHWDWLTEQDEDYGLTHTKVEQVLTSVGFDSVTVSKAFEIKTEHGVQSVVMGVGQKK, encoded by the coding sequence ATGGCGAACGAATGGGACAAATACGCGAAAACTTGGGAAAACGAACAAGCGACTTCTGAGTTTGCCTCTCACGTATTTGAACAGTTAACTCAATTGACGAACCTTAAAGGCAAGCATGTCCTTGATTTTGGATGTGGAACAGGCCTTCTTAGTCATAAAATGTCATCCATTGCCAAAGATATCGTTGCTCTTGACTCCTCCGAAGCGATGATCGAACAACTGGATATGAAAGAGCTCGTTAATGTCGAGCCTGTCGTTGATGAGCTTACCCGAGGTCTTGTCGCGCAGCACCCTGCGTTTCGTAATCAGTTCGATGTTGTTGTCGCCTCATCGGTGTGTGGTTTTTTACCAAGCTTTTCTGAAACAGCCGATGTTATTTATTCGATTTTAGACAGTGAAGGTATCTTTGTTCACTGGGATTGGCTGACAGAACAAGATGAAGATTATGGTCTAACCCACACCAAAGTAGAGCAAGTGCTAACCAGCGTTGGGTTTGACAGTGTCACAGTTTCTAAAGCATTCGAGATAAAAACTGAGCACGGAGTACAATCTGTCGTTATGGGTGTTGGGCAGAAAAAATAG